One window of Leopardus geoffroyi isolate Oge1 chromosome B3, O.geoffroyi_Oge1_pat1.0, whole genome shotgun sequence genomic DNA carries:
- the ABHD4 gene encoding (Lyso)-N-acylphosphatidylethanolamine lipase isoform X2 has protein sequence MSHLKNVEARILQCLQNKFLARYVSLPNQNKIWTVTVSPELRERTPLVMVHGFGGGVGLWILNMDSLSARRTLHTFDLLGFGRSSRPTFPRDPEGAEDEFVTSIETWRETMGIPSMILLGHSLGGFLATSYSIKYPERVKHLILVDPWGFPLRPTDPSEIRAPPTWFKAVASVLGRSNPLAVLRVAGPWGPGLVQRFRPDFKRKFADFFEDDTISEYIYHCNAQNPSGETAFKAMMESFGWARRPMLERIHLIRKDVPITMIYGANTWIDTSTGKKVKMQRPDSYVRDMEIEGASHHVYADQPHIFNAVVEEICDSVD, from the exons GCCTCCAGAACAAGTTCCTGGCCCGATATGTGTCCCTCCCAAACCAGAACAAGATCTGGACGGTAACCGTGAGTCCCGAGCTGAGGGAACGTACCCCCCTGGTGATGGTGCACGGCTTCGGGGGTGGCGTGGGCCTCTGGATCCTCAACATGGATTCACTGAGTGCCCGCCGTACCCTGCACACCTTTGATCTGCTTGGCTTTGGGCGAAGCTCGAGGCCAACATTCCCGAGGGACCCAGAGGGGGCTGAGGATGAGTTTGTGACATCAATAGAGACGTGGCGGGAGACCATGGGGATCCCCAGTATGATCCTCCTCGGGCACAGTTTGGGAGGATTCCTGGCCACCTCTTACTCTATCAAGTACCCTGAAAG AGTTAAACACCTCATCCTGGTAGACCCATGGGGCTTTCCTCTTCGACCGACTGACCCCAGTGAGATCCGTGCACCCCCAACCTGGTTCAAGGCTGTGGCGTCTGTCCTAGGGCGTTCCAATCCACTGGCTGTTCTACGAGTAGCTGGGCCCTGGG gGCCTGGCTTGGTACAGCGATTCCGGCCGGACTTCAAGCGCAAGTTTGCAGACTTCTTTGAAGATGATACTATATCTGAGTATATCTACCATTGCAATGCACAGAATCCCAG TGGTGAGACGGCATTCAAAGCCATGATGGAGTCCTTCGGCTGGGCGCGGCGCCCCATGTTGGAGCGAATTCACTTGATTCGAAAAGATGTGCCCATCACCATGATCTACGGGGCCAACACCTGGATAGATACCAGCacaggaaagaaagtaaagatgCAGCGGCCGGATTCCTATGTCCGAGACATG GAGATTGAGGGTGCGTCGCACCACGTCTATGCAGACCAGCCACACATCTTCAATGCTGTGGTAGAAGAGATCTGTGACTCCGTTGACTGA